AAACACGACCGCCGCCGCCACGTCTTCGGGTTGTCCCACGCGACCGATCGGGGTAATCGCCGCCCAGGTTTCGCCGTATTCGGGCGATTCCTGGCGGGTGCGTTCGATTTCGATTGCGCCCGGTGCCACGCAGTTGACCCGGATGCCGTATTTGCCCAGTTCCACGGCGGATACTCGAGTGAGCTGATCCAACCCGCCCTTGCTGGCGCAATAATCGACGAGATTCGGGAACGGCGTGCGATTCGCCCCGGAGCCGATGTTGATGATCGTCCCGCCGCCCGTGTCTTTCATCCGCCGCGCGGCCTGTTGCGTGCAGAGAAACGAGCCGGTCAGGTTGGTGTGAATCGTCTTCAGCCAATCTTCCAGCTTCAATTCCAACAGCGGTGCCCAAGTTTGGCGACCGGAGTTGTTCACCAGCAGGCGAATGCTGCCAATGGTGGCGTCAATCTGGGCGAACATCGCGGCCACGGAATCGGCATCGGCGACATTCGCGCCAACGACCCACGCCTGGCGACCCCGTTTGCGAATCGCCTCGGCGGTTTCCTCGGCACCGGCCTGATCGCTGAAATAATTCACGATCACGTCCCAGCCCGCATCCGCCAAGCCAAAGGCGATGCCACGCCCTACGCCCTTGCTCGCCCCGGTGACCAGGGCAATTGGTGCAGGATTGCTCATCGGAGAGGTTCCTTG
This DNA window, taken from Tuwongella immobilis, encodes the following:
- a CDS encoding SDR family NAD(P)-dependent oxidoreductase is translated as MSNPAPIALVTGASKGVGRGIAFGLADAGWDVIVNYFSDQAGAEETAEAIRKRGRQAWVVGANVADADSVAAMFAQIDATIGSIRLLVNNSGRQTWAPLLELKLEDWLKTIHTNLTGSFLCTQQAARRMKDTGGGTIINIGSGANRTPFPNLVDYCASKGGLDQLTRVSAVELGKYGIRVNCVAPGAIEIERTRQESPEYGETWAAITPIGRVGQPEDVAAAVVFLAGPGGEFVTGQTIWVDGGLWTQGVWPYERK